From a single Candidatus Sulfotelmatobacter sp. genomic region:
- a CDS encoding efflux RND transporter permease subunit, with translation MPGFSIRNPYFIIVICLTLVVIGVTSIARMPVDLFPPINLPEVVVATFYSGMPPEDVETDITDPLERFFTLAAGVDHFESRSMLGVSIIKVYFQPGTSADADVTELSNLALADLKRLPPGTLPPVVLKFDASSLPVALVTVKGEGLNETQLHDYAQFQIRNQITSVPGSSIPGVFGGIYRQIMVYVDPYKLSSRQLSLMDVVGAVNSANLILPAGDVKMGPYDYFVYSNSLVNSMDELGKVPLKVDGHSWVTVNDVGKAEDSHGIQSNIVRIDGQKSAYIPIMKQGGDSNTIAVVDGVRALIKHLYDIPKQMVTSIVFDQSVYVKEAIHTVLHEGVLGLILTSLMILIFLGSFRATSAVLLSIPLSALAAFVVLALLGGTINTMILAGMALAFSRVIDNSVISLENIYRHLEMGAAPMIAAEVGGAEVNLAVLAATLVDVVDFFPVVFLYGVAKFLFSALALAFCLSLLASFVVAMTVIPLFCSRFLKAKPHGEVHDTSEYHEEYSPSRMEKFNARFNRVFNNLLEFYERWVRRALLRPGLTVLLLSGVFVASLLIYPLMGLAFFPKTDAGQFTINLKVPTGTRIEVTDQYVAKVEDLIRGAMEGQDLKRIVSNIGVVPDFSSLYTTNSGPYTATVQVQLSESHKLSSFEYMDRVQQRMAKNFPEVRTFFSSGSMVDAILNTGMPAPIDVQVSGSSLAQDNQIAQDLAAQIRQIHGVGQVYVPQDMNYPALRLNVDRVHAGELGLTQKDVVDNVITALNSNYMIAPNYWVDRKSGNDYYLTVQYFEKGQAAIHNLADLGQIPLRDPATGSGVNCGPSGPPRLGNGQPSWACSDGGRPTTVLSNVVSVKQVQTPTEVDHYQIQKAIDIYVTPTGEDLQRVTGRIHDILKHANVPENVRVNLRGMVVGMQQSFKSFAFGFLISFLLLFLILTAQFKSFIDPFLIMLAIPMGFVGVLIILPLTGATLNVMSLMGVLMLVGIADSNSILIVDFAHNLEKQGLSPKDAVITACRVRLRPILMTSLATIIGMIPMALRLGTGAEQYAPMAKAIIGGLTSSVLLTIFIVPAAYLLVYGNRGEKNPAAPAQEVQA, from the coding sequence ATGCCAGGCTTCTCCATACGTAATCCGTATTTCATTATCGTGATCTGCCTGACACTGGTGGTCATCGGTGTGACCAGCATCGCGCGCATGCCGGTCGATCTATTTCCACCGATCAACTTGCCGGAAGTTGTGGTGGCGACGTTTTACTCCGGCATGCCGCCCGAGGACGTCGAGACCGACATCACCGACCCGCTCGAGCGCTTCTTTACTCTAGCGGCGGGCGTCGATCACTTTGAGTCGCGATCGATGCTGGGCGTGAGCATCATCAAAGTCTATTTTCAGCCCGGGACCAGCGCCGATGCCGACGTCACCGAATTGTCCAACTTGGCTCTCGCCGACCTGAAGCGTCTGCCGCCGGGCACGCTGCCTCCGGTCGTGCTCAAGTTCGACGCCTCCAGTTTGCCCGTCGCACTGGTTACCGTGAAAGGCGAGGGCCTCAACGAAACGCAGTTGCACGATTACGCCCAGTTTCAGATTCGTAACCAGATCACCTCTGTGCCGGGTTCCTCGATCCCCGGCGTATTCGGCGGAATCTACCGGCAGATCATGGTCTACGTCGATCCTTATAAATTATCTTCTCGCCAATTGAGCCTGATGGATGTGGTGGGCGCCGTGAACAGCGCGAACCTGATTCTGCCCGCCGGCGATGTGAAGATGGGCCCTTACGATTACTTCGTCTACTCCAACAGCCTGGTCAACAGTATGGACGAACTGGGCAAAGTTCCGCTCAAAGTCGACGGACATTCCTGGGTCACGGTCAATGACGTTGGCAAAGCCGAAGATTCTCACGGGATACAAAGCAACATCGTCCGCATCGACGGTCAAAAGTCCGCCTACATTCCCATCATGAAGCAGGGCGGCGACAGCAACACCATCGCTGTGGTCGATGGAGTACGCGCCCTCATCAAGCATCTTTACGATATTCCCAAGCAGATGGTCACGAGCATTGTCTTTGACCAATCTGTGTACGTGAAGGAAGCCATCCACACCGTGCTGCACGAAGGCGTTCTGGGGCTGATTCTTACCAGTCTGATGATCCTGATTTTTCTGGGCAGCTTTCGCGCGACATCCGCCGTGTTGCTTTCGATTCCATTATCGGCGTTGGCGGCCTTTGTGGTGCTGGCCCTGCTGGGCGGCACCATCAACACCATGATCCTCGCCGGCATGGCGCTCGCCTTCTCGCGCGTCATCGACAACTCTGTGATCTCGCTCGAGAACATCTATCGCCATCTCGAGATGGGCGCTGCGCCGATGATCGCGGCCGAAGTGGGCGGAGCGGAAGTGAACCTGGCAGTTCTGGCGGCGACCTTGGTCGACGTGGTCGATTTCTTCCCCGTCGTATTTCTTTACGGCGTCGCTAAATTTCTATTCTCCGCGCTGGCGCTGGCGTTCTGTCTGTCGCTGCTGGCCTCGTTTGTAGTAGCCATGACGGTGATTCCTCTTTTCTGTTCGCGCTTTCTGAAGGCCAAACCTCATGGTGAAGTTCACGACACCTCGGAGTATCACGAGGAGTACTCGCCCTCCAGGATGGAGAAGTTCAATGCCCGCTTCAATCGCGTGTTCAACAACCTTCTGGAGTTCTACGAGCGTTGGGTGAGGCGCGCCCTGTTGCGCCCCGGACTCACGGTTCTGCTTTTGAGCGGCGTGTTCGTGGCCAGCCTTTTGATTTATCCGCTCATGGGACTAGCATTCTTTCCCAAGACCGATGCCGGCCAGTTCACCATCAATCTGAAAGTTCCTACCGGAACACGCATCGAAGTGACCGACCAATACGTCGCCAAAGTCGAAGATCTCATTCGGGGCGCGATGGAAGGTCAAGACCTGAAGAGGATCGTCTCGAACATCGGCGTAGTCCCCGATTTTTCTTCACTGTACACGACGAACTCCGGCCCTTACACGGCGACGGTTCAGGTGCAGTTAAGCGAGTCGCACAAGCTGAGCAGCTTCGAGTATATGGACCGCGTGCAGCAGCGCATGGCCAAAAACTTTCCTGAGGTTCGCACATTCTTTTCCAGCGGCTCCATGGTCGACGCCATCTTGAACACAGGCATGCCGGCTCCGATTGATGTGCAGGTGAGCGGTTCCAGTCTTGCGCAGGACAATCAGATCGCGCAGGACCTGGCCGCTCAGATTCGTCAGATTCACGGCGTAGGCCAGGTTTACGTTCCGCAAGACATGAACTATCCAGCGCTACGACTCAACGTAGACCGAGTCCACGCCGGCGAGTTGGGACTCACGCAAAAAGACGTGGTCGATAACGTCATCACCGCCCTCAACTCCAATTACATGATCGCTCCCAATTACTGGGTCGATCGCAAAAGCGGTAACGACTACTACCTGACCGTGCAGTACTTCGAAAAAGGCCAGGCCGCGATTCACAACCTGGCCGACCTGGGTCAGATTCCTTTGCGCGATCCAGCCACAGGCAGCGGCGTGAACTGCGGGCCGTCGGGGCCGCCGCGACTCGGAAACGGTCAACCGTCCTGGGCCTGCTCCGACGGAGGCAGGCCAACCACCGTCCTCAGCAATGTGGTCAGCGTCAAGCAGGTCCAAACCCCGACCGAAGTCGACCATTACCAGATTCAAAAGGCCATCGATATCTATGTGACCCCGACCGGAGAAGACCTGCAACGCGTGACCGGCAGGATTCACGACATCCTCAAGCATGCGAACGTTCCCGAAAACGTTCGCGTCAACCTGCGTGGCATGGTGGTCGGCATGCAGCAGTCGTTCAAGAGCTTTGCCTTCGGCTTCCTGATTTCGTTTCTTCTGCTTTTCCTGATTCTTACCGCGCAGTTCAAGTCGTTCATCGACCCGTTCCTGATCATGTTGGCGATTCCCATGGGATTCGTGGGCGTGCTCATCATCCTGCCGCTCACCGGCGCAACGTTAAACGTGATGTCGCTGATGGGGGTGCTGATGTTGGTCGGCATCGCCGACTCCAACAGCATTCTGATCGTTGATTTCGCTCACAATCTCGAGAAGCAGGGATTGTCGCCGAAGGATGCGGTCATCACCGCCTGCCGCGTGCGCCTGCGGCCCATTCTGATGACTTCGCTCGCCACCATCATCGGCATGATTCCCATGGCATTGAGGTTGGGCACCGGCGCCGAACAATACGCGCCCATGGCGAAGGCCATCATCGGAGGCCTTACCTCCTCGGTGTTGCTCACAATTTTCATCGTGCCCGCCGCTTACTTATTGGTCTATGGCAACCGCGGCGAAAAGAATCCGGCGGCGCCGGCGCAGGAGGTGCAAGCATGA
- a CDS encoding PilZ domain-containing protein has protein sequence MPNSDTTRRWPRLPVDMPVRVVTSRGFSTTVVEGRGTEMSEGGMVLYAGILLNPGDLLEIEFDTPTPSRLPAIVRSRNGFCFGLEFITPLPA, from the coding sequence GTGCCAAATTCTGACACCACCCGCCGCTGGCCGCGACTTCCCGTCGATATGCCTGTCCGCGTCGTTACGTCCAGGGGCTTTTCCACCACGGTGGTGGAGGGTCGCGGCACGGAAATGAGCGAAGGCGGCATGGTGTTGTACGCTGGTATCCTGTTGAACCCCGGCGACTTACTGGAAATTGAATTCGATACTCCCACGCCCTCGCGTCTCCCCGCCATCGTCCGCTCCCGCAACGGCTTCTGCTTCGGCCTCGAATTTATCACGCCGCTCCCGGCGTGA
- a CDS encoding nucleotidyltransferase domain-containing protein, protein MNNKVDGTIDSKNKDKLDEFVKRLREAAGTNLESVILFGSAVAGDFRPGQSNLNLLCVLGDSSFAGLQALGPVAKWWGKQKQPAPLCMTRRELERSTDVFSIELLDIQQQHRVLFGDDPVQGLKISLHVHRVQVEYELREKLILLRQQVLLAAGNDARLSELLLRSVPSFGTLFRHALIALGEAAPASRREAVDALAKRMGVDLSAIHQALDVREGKLERNELKGSDLAARYLAAVEKVTAAVDEALDSEASGR, encoded by the coding sequence ATGAACAACAAAGTCGACGGCACGATAGACAGCAAAAATAAGGATAAGCTCGACGAGTTCGTGAAGCGGCTTCGCGAAGCAGCGGGGACGAATCTGGAGAGCGTCATTTTATTTGGATCGGCGGTGGCGGGTGATTTTCGTCCAGGGCAGTCGAATCTGAATCTGTTGTGCGTGCTGGGCGATAGTTCGTTCGCGGGGTTGCAGGCTCTGGGGCCGGTCGCGAAATGGTGGGGCAAGCAGAAGCAGCCTGCGCCTTTGTGCATGACGCGGCGGGAACTGGAGCGGTCGACGGATGTGTTTAGCATTGAATTGCTCGACATACAGCAGCAGCATCGGGTGCTGTTTGGCGATGATCCCGTGCAGGGCTTGAAAATTTCACTGCATGTGCACCGGGTGCAGGTGGAATATGAACTGCGGGAGAAACTGATTCTCCTGCGGCAGCAGGTGCTGCTGGCGGCGGGAAACGATGCGCGGTTGTCGGAGTTGCTGCTGCGTTCGGTGCCCTCGTTTGGCACGTTGTTTCGGCATGCGCTGATTGCGCTGGGGGAGGCGGCGCCGGCGAGCAGGCGGGAGGCGGTAGATGCGTTGGCCAAGCGAATGGGAGTCGATCTCTCGGCGATCCATCAGGCGCTGGATGTGCGGGAAGGGAAATTGGAGCGGAATGAACTTAAAGGCAGCGATCTGGCAGCGCGCTACCTGGCGGCGGTAGAGAAAGTGACGGCCGCGGTCGATGAGGCGTTAGACTCAGAAGCATCGGGGCGCTGA
- a CDS encoding efflux RND transporter periplasmic adaptor subunit produces the protein MSSCSGSGEKRVEAGGPTITVGVAKVVKKSLGQQVTLSSELVPFQEIDVYAKESGYIKKLMVDYGTPVKAGQVMAILEIPELEAQLQEDQAEIKNAANQVTRAQHELQRYQAQYNALHLQYTRLNGVFQSQPGIVAQQEVDDAQGKDLAASSQVDAGQASLEAAESQLSVAKAKLAHDQSLFDYSKITAPFAGTVTERYANLGTLMQAGTGSSTQAIPLVRLSQDDLFRLVIPVPESYVRYIKIGDRVNVNVPSLNRTFPGKVARFSVDVRADTRTMHTEVDVPNPHRLLLPGLYAEAQLNVDEKVDIPAVPVQALSHERDKTDVWVVNSDGMLEERAVQVGLQTSSDAEIVSGLSEGEEVVVSDRSGLKPGQKVHPQLVAVMEYHEGGTQ, from the coding sequence TTGTCTTCTTGTTCAGGAAGCGGGGAAAAGCGAGTAGAGGCGGGCGGACCAACGATCACGGTCGGAGTTGCGAAAGTAGTCAAGAAATCTCTCGGGCAGCAAGTCACGCTTTCTTCCGAGTTGGTGCCTTTCCAGGAGATCGATGTCTATGCCAAGGAATCTGGCTACATCAAGAAGTTGATGGTCGACTACGGGACGCCGGTGAAAGCGGGCCAGGTCATGGCCATTCTTGAGATTCCTGAGTTGGAAGCGCAACTGCAAGAGGACCAGGCGGAGATCAAAAACGCGGCCAATCAGGTGACGAGAGCGCAGCACGAATTACAACGCTATCAGGCTCAGTACAACGCACTGCATCTGCAATACACACGCTTGAACGGAGTCTTCCAGAGCCAACCGGGAATCGTGGCCCAGCAGGAAGTGGATGACGCTCAGGGAAAAGATTTGGCGGCGTCTTCGCAAGTCGATGCCGGACAGGCCAGCCTGGAAGCCGCCGAGAGCCAGCTCTCCGTCGCCAAAGCGAAGCTCGCTCACGACCAAAGTCTGTTTGACTATTCAAAAATCACGGCGCCATTTGCCGGCACCGTCACCGAGCGCTACGCCAATCTCGGAACCCTCATGCAGGCCGGCACCGGCTCGAGCACGCAGGCGATTCCTCTAGTAAGGCTCTCGCAGGACGACCTGTTTCGTCTGGTCATTCCGGTTCCAGAATCCTACGTGCGCTACATCAAGATCGGAGATCGGGTGAACGTGAACGTTCCCTCTTTGAATCGCACGTTTCCCGGCAAGGTAGCACGATTCTCTGTCGACGTCCGCGCCGATACGCGGACTATGCACACCGAAGTCGATGTCCCCAATCCTCATCGTCTTTTGCTGCCAGGCCTCTATGCCGAGGCTCAACTCAATGTCGACGAGAAAGTAGACATTCCTGCCGTACCCGTTCAGGCCTTGAGTCATGAACGCGACAAAACTGACGTTTGGGTCGTCAACTCCGACGGAATGCTGGAAGAACGAGCGGTGCAGGTGGGACTGCAAACCAGCAGCGACGCCGAAATTGTTTCCGGACTGAGCGAAGGCGAGGAAGTCGTAGTCAGCGATCGCAGCGGCTTGAAACCTGGGCAAAAAGTTCATCCTCAATTAGTCGCCGTGATGGAGTACCACGAGGGGGGTACGCAATAA
- a CDS encoding TolC family protein — MNRPRQAFRGVRNAIARTAILALPLAGVAQDANSAKLSTLPSAPMPQTATQSIAGSSSGTHAGTMNRQMPAQAPSSQSASGAPTLLSVKDAEALALKNNPQISVGRLIALASRQVTRESKSALWPTAEIDLTAVDANPGTRITAGALNNPTVYQRAAAGALVTQMITDFGRTTNLVASANLAAKAEDQNALATREQILLAVDQAFYNTLQTQAVLIVAQQTVKDRQTVSNQVGALFKSKLKSELDFTFANVNLAQAKLLLLDAQNNLNAAQSSLSAVLGFQNLQNFQLVGDSSPVAPPSDNVDDLIRAAFTMRPEILSLEFQSESAERFQKAERDLLFPNIRALGAVGDTPVRNPIISSWYGAVGVNVEIPVFNGFLFTARSHEASLRAQATQERLRDLRDRIARDVRTAWLNAKTSYDRLAVTQQLLEQANLSLNLAQSRYNLGLGSIVELSQAQLQQTQAQIADVGAGYDYRLALAVLQYQTNGI; from the coding sequence ATGAACCGCCCGCGGCAGGCTTTTCGGGGAGTGAGAAATGCGATCGCAAGAACAGCGATACTGGCGTTGCCCTTGGCCGGAGTAGCGCAGGACGCCAACTCTGCGAAGCTCTCAACTCTGCCTTCCGCGCCGATGCCGCAAACGGCCACTCAGTCGATAGCCGGTTCAAGCTCCGGGACTCACGCAGGCACGATGAACCGACAAATGCCGGCGCAGGCCCCATCGTCACAGAGCGCTTCGGGTGCGCCGACGCTGCTCTCAGTAAAAGACGCGGAGGCGCTCGCCCTTAAGAATAATCCGCAAATTTCGGTCGGCCGCTTAATCGCTCTCGCCTCGCGGCAGGTGACACGCGAATCTAAATCGGCTTTATGGCCGACAGCGGAAATTGATCTCACCGCCGTGGATGCCAATCCGGGAACCCGTATCACGGCCGGCGCGCTGAACAACCCGACCGTTTACCAGCGCGCCGCAGCCGGCGCCCTGGTGACTCAAATGATCACGGACTTCGGACGCACCACGAACTTAGTCGCCAGCGCGAACCTCGCCGCCAAAGCCGAAGACCAGAATGCTCTGGCCACCAGGGAACAGATTCTTCTGGCCGTCGATCAGGCCTTTTACAACACGTTGCAAACCCAGGCGGTTCTCATTGTGGCGCAACAGACGGTCAAAGATCGGCAGACGGTCTCCAATCAGGTGGGTGCATTGTTCAAGAGCAAATTAAAGTCGGAGCTGGACTTTACTTTTGCCAACGTGAACCTTGCGCAGGCGAAACTTCTGCTGCTCGATGCCCAGAATAATCTGAATGCCGCGCAGTCTTCGCTGTCTGCGGTTCTGGGTTTCCAGAACCTGCAAAACTTTCAACTGGTGGGAGACTCATCTCCGGTCGCTCCACCCTCCGATAACGTCGACGATCTGATCCGAGCAGCTTTCACCATGCGCCCGGAGATTCTTTCTCTCGAGTTTCAGTCGGAGTCCGCCGAACGTTTTCAAAAGGCGGAACGAGACCTGCTCTTCCCGAATATTCGGGCGCTCGGAGCCGTGGGTGACACTCCGGTTCGCAATCCCATCATTTCCAGTTGGTACGGCGCGGTCGGAGTCAATGTCGAAATCCCTGTATTCAATGGATTTCTTTTTACGGCTCGCTCTCACGAAGCGTCGCTCCGTGCACAAGCCACGCAGGAACGGTTGCGGGATCTACGTGACCGTATCGCCCGCGATGTGCGCACCGCATGGCTCAATGCCAAAACGTCCTACGACCGCCTCGCGGTAACGCAACAACTTTTGGAGCAAGCCAACCTTAGCCTCAATCTGGCGCAGTCCCGCTACAACCTGGGATTGGGTTCGATCGTCGAACTCAGCCAGGCGCAGCTCCAACAGACTCAAGCCCAGATCGCCGATGTAGGAGCCGGTTACGACTACCGTCTAGCCCTGGCCGTCTTGCAGTACCAGACCAACGGAATCTAG
- a CDS encoding LemA family protein, with amino-acid sequence MGKGLLVVIVILVILAVFTLVFFGQYVSVKNTLVQKNEAVKSAWSQVDVVLQRRADLIPNLVETVKGYAQQEVTVFGDIAKARSALLSAGTPQQKIAANGQLDGAIGRLLAISENYPQLKSNENFLRLQDELAGTENRIAVERKRYNDTLQDYNTYVQQFPNSIFAGWAGFKVNDAYFTASEGSRQVPKVNFAPAPQGNPQPAPAH; translated from the coding sequence ATGGGGAAGGGCTTGCTGGTTGTCATCGTAATTCTGGTGATTCTGGCGGTGTTTACGCTGGTTTTCTTCGGGCAATATGTGAGCGTGAAGAACACGCTGGTTCAAAAGAATGAGGCGGTGAAATCGGCATGGTCGCAGGTGGACGTGGTGCTGCAACGGCGTGCGGACCTGATTCCGAATCTGGTGGAGACCGTGAAGGGCTATGCACAGCAGGAAGTGACCGTGTTTGGCGACATCGCCAAGGCGCGTTCGGCGCTGCTTTCGGCGGGGACGCCGCAGCAGAAGATTGCCGCGAACGGACAACTCGATGGTGCGATCGGGCGCCTGCTCGCCATCTCAGAGAATTATCCCCAACTGAAGTCGAACGAAAACTTTCTGCGCCTGCAAGATGAACTCGCGGGCACCGAGAACCGCATCGCCGTGGAACGTAAGCGCTATAACGACACGCTGCAAGACTACAACACGTATGTACAGCAATTTCCCAACAGCATTTTCGCGGGATGGGCCGGGTTCAAGGTGAACGACGCATATTTCACCGCCTCGGAAGGGTCGCGGCAGGTTCCGAAGGTAAATTTCGCGCCCGCTCCGCAGGGGAATCCGCAACCGGCGCCGGCGCACTAA
- a CDS encoding TPM domain-containing protein, whose amino-acid sequence MSWRARICLTAVLVLSLGAAVRAESVAQLQPTGYVNDFAHVLNQTTTAQITDTCQQVDEKAHAQIALVTINSLDGSDIETFAVDLFKKWGIGAKSTDRGVLILYAIQDHKARIEVGYGLEPILPDGKVGGFQREAIPLMRSQEYNQALLLVTSRVANVIAADAGVQLTGATPPAPVPAVREPSGGISIGGVIAIIVVVLIILLTPLRSLFFWLLFSQIFGGRGGGFGGGGFGGGGGFGGGGGGGGFGGFGGGSSGGGGASSSW is encoded by the coding sequence GTGAGTTGGCGCGCGCGAATATGTCTGACTGCCGTGCTGGTATTGTCGCTGGGCGCGGCAGTACGGGCGGAGTCGGTCGCTCAACTACAACCCACCGGCTACGTCAACGATTTCGCGCATGTGCTGAATCAGACGACGACTGCGCAGATCACCGATACCTGCCAGCAAGTCGACGAAAAGGCTCATGCCCAAATCGCCCTGGTGACGATCAATTCGCTCGATGGCTCGGATATCGAGACCTTTGCCGTCGATCTATTTAAGAAATGGGGCATTGGCGCAAAGTCCACCGATCGCGGAGTACTGATTCTGTACGCCATACAGGATCACAAGGCGCGCATTGAAGTGGGGTACGGGCTGGAACCGATTTTGCCCGACGGCAAAGTAGGAGGATTTCAGCGGGAAGCGATTCCGCTGATGCGCAGCCAGGAGTACAACCAAGCTTTACTGCTGGTAACGAGCCGGGTTGCGAACGTCATCGCGGCGGATGCGGGCGTGCAACTCACGGGAGCGACGCCTCCCGCCCCGGTTCCCGCAGTGCGCGAACCAAGCGGAGGGATTTCGATTGGCGGAGTGATTGCAATCATCGTGGTGGTGTTGATCATCCTGTTGACGCCGTTGCGTAGTCTGTTCTTTTGGCTTCTCTTTTCGCAGATTTTTGGCGGGCGCGGAGGCGGGTTCGGTGGCGGTGGATTTGGCGGTGGGGGAGGCTTTGGTGGTGGGGGTGGGGGTGGCGGGTTCGGTGGTTTTGGTGGGGGCAGTTCCGGAGGCGGCGGCGCCAGCAGCAGTTGGTAG